In Arcobacter ellisii, a genomic segment contains:
- a CDS encoding tetratricopeptide repeat protein has protein sequence MNQNSCFIHISKLCNSKRKTKEDSCVSKKNNSLYITYCENDSLDKFEADINLLAGNSSFLYFLKKRFVSIFISVISVLVILIALLSVSIYEDFLKKVIFEMPFDWQLNDYIAFIFVFVFFLGLLMMPSILDGEGNEFKNLISSWFNKDVRKLRKLELALSNFDKKMEIHLYNFDLEDSEHWIWKIFVSRVVHRFSNINFYIRNDKLQTISKRINKFEILNLEIIKAEKTPKKCDVEILLSAKEQKLYSLMQLCSTVIAKQRDKKTFISLELFEYCGKNFIKEENDSKNQLIFGFQNFINRSFDDFKFLVQEKSLQVFFTQNVIFKDLSEEEKRLAYYLRNHIEECVERFENPISLLILYYYVKDIVLDKRRNIKILEKFISSVKNKQQYELINFYWFEIAGFMFDFNDVNTFESSNNSYYRKISIEALNDLAFLFERNGHFEQAILLNQYLYEINPNKYALNICSLYERMGKFEQAYNSLPKELNLGKNTKPTDIEIRYYQRKAAWVIISQRNEDLKEEGIESLNKLETLLFSHNEDNVPLWLWHFYNIKANLKEWEENYDEAIVFYKKCLSIPTLGAFEYGATFVNMAISYRCKYIEESIKDEKTIDKSIKLGRLGMILKESVGDRDEMPVVLHNFALNILYKISNSFDINLCNEVLTATNDALEILERTKSIKRLGMVLIENYISKSLLKIDTKDIVLKLENHLPNLGQSELKQLLNIYKEFEKNNKMKKLEFLEGRI, from the coding sequence ATGAACCAAAATAGTTGTTTTATTCATATCTCAAAACTTTGCAATTCAAAGAGAAAAACAAAAGAAGATAGTTGTGTTTCAAAAAAAAATAATAGTTTATATATAACTTATTGTGAAAATGATAGTTTAGATAAATTTGAAGCAGATATAAATTTACTTGCTGGAAATTCCTCATTTTTATATTTTTTGAAAAAAAGATTTGTTTCAATTTTTATTTCAGTTATCTCTGTTTTGGTAATTTTGATAGCTTTATTATCTGTATCTATTTATGAAGATTTTTTAAAAAAAGTTATTTTTGAAATGCCTTTTGACTGGCAATTAAATGATTATATAGCTTTTATTTTTGTTTTTGTTTTCTTTTTAGGTTTATTAATGATGCCATCAATTTTAGATGGAGAAGGGAATGAATTTAAAAATTTGATTTCATCTTGGTTTAATAAAGATGTTAGAAAACTTCGAAAATTAGAACTTGCTCTTTCAAATTTTGATAAAAAGATGGAAATTCATCTTTATAATTTTGATTTAGAAGATAGTGAACATTGGATTTGGAAAATATTTGTAAGTAGAGTAGTTCATAGATTTTCTAATATAAATTTTTATATAAGAAATGATAAATTACAAACCATATCAAAACGAATAAATAAGTTTGAGATATTAAATCTTGAAATTATAAAAGCAGAAAAAACACCTAAAAAATGTGATGTTGAGATTTTATTAAGTGCAAAAGAACAAAAACTTTACTCTTTAATGCAATTATGTTCAACAGTGATTGCAAAACAAAGGGATAAAAAAACTTTTATTTCATTGGAACTTTTTGAGTATTGTGGAAAAAATTTTATAAAAGAGGAAAATGATTCAAAAAATCAACTAATTTTTGGTTTTCAAAATTTTATAAATAGAAGTTTTGATGATTTTAAATTTTTAGTTCAAGAAAAATCTTTACAAGTTTTTTTTACACAAAATGTAATTTTTAAAGATTTAAGTGAAGAAGAAAAACGTCTTGCATATTATTTAAGAAATCATATTGAAGAGTGTGTGGAGAGATTTGAAAATCCTATTTCTCTTTTGATTTTATATTATTATGTCAAAGATATTGTTTTAGATAAAAGAAGAAATATAAAAATTTTGGAAAAATTTATTAGTTCTGTGAAAAACAAACAACAATATGAATTGATTAATTTTTATTGGTTTGAAATAGCTGGATTTATGTTTGATTTTAATGATGTAAATACTTTTGAAAGTTCAAATAACTCTTATTATAGAAAAATCTCAATTGAAGCTTTAAATGATTTGGCATTTTTATTTGAAAGAAATGGGCATTTTGAACAAGCAATACTTTTAAATCAATATTTATATGAAATAAATCCAAATAAATATGCTTTAAATATCTGTTCTTTATATGAAAGAATGGGGAAATTTGAACAAGCTTATAATAGTTTACCAAAAGAGTTAAATTTAGGAAAAAATACAAAACCAACAGATATAGAAATAAGATATTATCAAAGAAAAGCTGCTTGGGTTATTATTTCGCAAAGAAATGAAGATTTAAAAGAAGAAGGAATAGAGTCTTTAAATAAATTAGAAACTTTGCTATTTTCTCACAATGAAGATAATGTTCCTTTATGGTTATGGCATTTTTACAATATAAAAGCAAATTTAAAAGAGTGGGAAGAAAATTATGATGAAGCAATAGTTTTTTATAAAAAATGTTTATCAATCCCAACTTTAGGTGCTTTTGAGTATGGAGCAACTTTTGTAAATATGGCAATTTCATATAGATGTAAATATATAGAAGAGTCTATAAAAGATGAAAAAACAATTGATAAGTCGATAAAACTTGGACGTCTTGGAATGATTTTAAAAGAATCAGTTGGAGATAGGGATGAAATGCCAGTTGTTTTACATAATTTTGCTTTAAATATTTTATATAAAATTTCAAACTCTTTTGATATTAATTTATGTAATGAAGTATTAACAGCAACAAATGATGCTTTAGAAATTTTAGAGAGAACTAAATCTATAAAAAGATTAGGAATGGTTTTAATTGAAAATTATATTTCAAAATCTCTTTTAAAAATTGATACAAAAGATATAGTTTTAAAACTTGAAAATCATTTACCAAATTTGGGACAAAGTGAGTTGAAACAACTATTAAATATATACAAAGAGTTTGAAAAAAACAATAAAATGAAAAAATTGGAGTTTTTAGAAGGAAGAATATGA
- a CDS encoding gamma-glutamylcyclotransferase produces the protein MYLFGFGSLINLSSAQKSFKRVLSQKDLLPVKIKGYERVWNAIESIQFEEENESINGVFLNIKKNENSTLYGVMIEISDDELEILKLREKNYSCITIKKEDVLSFEAKDDLIAFMTTREDKLGKIGDKNCFIPFKYTQIVKEALNNYDEDFKKDFEKIFENYPFVLKNGNYTFTDPIQNKAAREGTKS, from the coding sequence ATGTATTTATTTGGTTTTGGCTCTTTAATAAATCTTTCTAGTGCTCAAAAATCTTTTAAAAGAGTTTTATCTCAAAAAGATTTACTTCCTGTAAAAATTAAAGGTTATGAAAGAGTATGGAATGCAATTGAATCTATACAATTTGAAGAGGAAAACGAATCTATAAATGGAGTTTTTTTAAATATTAAAAAAAATGAAAACTCTACTTTATATGGAGTTATGATTGAAATCTCTGATGACGAGTTAGAAATTTTAAAACTTAGAGAAAAAAATTATAGTTGTATAACTATAAAAAAAGAAGATGTTTTAAGTTTTGAAGCAAAAGATGATTTGATAGCTTTTATGACAACAAGAGAAGACAAATTAGGAAAAATTGGTGATAAAAATTGTTTTATTCCCTTTAAATATACACAAATAGTAAAAGAAGCTTTAAATAATTATGATGAAGATTTTAAAAAAGATTTTGAAAAAATATTTGAAAATTATCCTTTTGTTTTAAAAAATGGAAATTATACATTTACTGACCCAATACAAAATAAAGCTGCACGTGAAGGAACAAAAAGTTAA
- the rraA gene encoding ribonuclease E activity regulator RraA codes for MGFFTADLCDEFSEKVQILGPDFKSYGGNKKFRGEVITVKLEKNNKDLATFLKNNDGTGKVVVVDVNMRYFAVVGDNLMRFAADNKYEGIIVNGYVRDTINTKDFEIGLIAKGTCPRKYIPVQDGQIGVPLVIDDVEIYPGDYIYVDVDGIVISKEKLV; via the coding sequence ATGGGATTTTTTACAGCAGATTTATGCGATGAGTTTAGTGAAAAAGTACAAATTTTAGGACCAGATTTTAAATCATATGGTGGGAATAAAAAGTTTAGAGGCGAAGTTATTACTGTAAAACTAGAAAAAAACAATAAAGATTTAGCAACATTTTTAAAAAACAATGATGGAACAGGAAAAGTTGTAGTAGTTGACGTAAATATGAGATATTTTGCTGTAGTTGGTGATAATTTAATGAGATTTGCAGCTGATAATAAATATGAAGGAATTATTGTAAATGGTTATGTAAGAGATACAATCAATACTAAAGATTTTGAAATTGGTCTTATTGCAAAAGGGACTTGTCCAAGAAAATATATTCCTGTTCAAGATGGACAAATTGGTGTTCCTTTAGTTATTGATGATGTAGAAATTTATCCAGGTGATTATATTTATGTAGATGTTGATGGTATTGTAATTAGTAAAGAAAAATTGGTTTAA
- a CDS encoding (Fe-S)-binding protein: protein MAIEKFDYTKISDDCVKCGKCKPVCTIFNINQDEATSPRGFIDLLGAYKRDELELDKTAKDIFESCFLCTNCVEVCPNDLPTDMIIEQVRSDIAQKYGLAWYKKLFFYLLRHRKTMDFLSKMGWMFQTCALKLDHKKQSALPRFSLPIVKKDRALPFADSTSFLNKYPANIPSTNKKEEIGKKNKVAIFIGCMSNYTYTNTGDSLVKILKKLDLDIMIPKKQLCCGAPAYFTGAFDTVDYLVKENIKYFETWIDEVDAVIIPEATCSAMINKDWEHYLHNQPEWKERAAKLSSKIFLATKWLENNTDLKDLLANSGKKFDQLVTYHDPCHAKKMQNVWQEPRNLLKQNYVLKEMSDSNRCCGFGGVTMQTEKYDFAKAAGAPKAAMIRDTKAQIVSAECSACRMQITNSLYQANVDVEFKNPIELIAEALED from the coding sequence GTGGCTATTGAAAAATTTGACTATACAAAGATTTCTGATGATTGTGTTAAATGTGGTAAATGTAAACCTGTTTGTACAATTTTCAATATAAATCAAGATGAAGCAACAAGTCCAAGAGGATTTATTGATTTATTAGGTGCATATAAAAGAGATGAATTAGAATTAGATAAAACAGCAAAAGATATATTTGAATCATGTTTTTTATGTACAAACTGCGTTGAAGTTTGTCCGAATGATTTACCAACAGATATGATTATTGAACAAGTGAGATCAGATATTGCTCAAAAATATGGACTTGCTTGGTACAAAAAACTTTTCTTTTATCTTTTAAGACATAGAAAAACTATGGATTTTCTATCAAAAATGGGTTGGATGTTCCAAACATGTGCTTTAAAACTTGACCATAAAAAACAATCAGCTCTTCCTAGGTTTTCTCTTCCAATAGTTAAAAAAGATAGGGCATTACCATTTGCTGATAGTACAAGTTTTTTAAATAAATATCCAGCAAATATTCCTTCAACAAATAAAAAAGAAGAAATTGGTAAAAAAAATAAAGTTGCAATTTTTATTGGTTGTATGAGTAACTATACATATACAAATACAGGTGATTCTTTGGTAAAAATTCTAAAAAAATTAGATTTAGATATTATGATTCCAAAAAAACAACTTTGTTGTGGAGCACCTGCATATTTTACAGGGGCTTTTGATACAGTTGATTATTTAGTAAAAGAAAATATTAAATATTTTGAAACTTGGATTGATGAAGTTGATGCTGTTATTATTCCAGAAGCAACTTGTAGTGCAATGATAAATAAAGATTGGGAACACTATTTACACAACCAACCCGAATGGAAAGAAAGAGCTGCTAAACTATCTTCAAAAATCTTTTTAGCAACAAAATGGCTTGAAAATAATACAGATTTAAAAGATTTATTAGCAAATTCTGGTAAAAAATTCGACCAACTTGTAACTTATCATGACCCGTGTCATGCTAAAAAAATGCAAAATGTTTGGCAAGAGCCAAGAAATCTTTTAAAACAAAATTATGTTTTAAAAGAAATGAGTGATTCAAATAGATGTTGTGGATTTGGTGGAGTTACTATGCAAACTGAAAAATATGATTTTGCAAAAGCAGCAGGTGCTCCAAAGGCAGCTATGATTAGAGATACTAAAGCACAAATTGTAAGTGCTGAATGTAGTGCATGTAGAATGCAAATTACTAACTCTTTATATCAAGCAAATGTAGATGTAGAATTTAAAAATCCTATTGAATTAATAGCAGAAGCATTGGAAGATTAA
- the lgt gene encoding prolipoprotein diacylglyceryl transferase produces MEFWQNIYSNFNPVAFNLGPVAVHWYGLMYALALISAIFIAKWFIKHDKLPISNDLFDSYIWWAEIGVILGARIGYVLFYDTHTMYYLTHPWQIFNPYINGVYAGISGMSYHGAFFGFIIASYFFCRKNKISFWFITDIAVLGISAAYIFGRIGNFFNQELIGRVTDVPWGIYVGGVLRHPSQIYEAILEGLFVFLILVYFRKRKTFDGQLALMYGALYSIARIIAELFRQPDTQLGFLYSDWLTMGILQSLIVLGICITIYINRKKIINS; encoded by the coding sequence ATGGAATTTTGGCAAAATATTTATTCAAATTTTAATCCAGTAGCTTTTAATTTAGGACCAGTTGCTGTTCATTGGTATGGACTTATGTATGCTTTAGCACTAATAAGTGCAATTTTTATTGCAAAATGGTTTATCAAACATGATAAATTACCTATTTCAAATGACTTATTTGATTCATATATTTGGTGGGCAGAAATAGGAGTAATTTTAGGTGCAAGAATTGGATATGTATTATTCTATGACACACATACAATGTACTATTTAACTCATCCATGGCAAATATTTAATCCATATATAAATGGTGTTTATGCAGGAATTTCAGGGATGAGTTATCATGGAGCTTTTTTCGGATTTATTATAGCTTCTTACTTTTTTTGTAGAAAAAATAAAATATCTTTTTGGTTTATAACAGATATTGCTGTTCTTGGAATTAGTGCAGCTTATATATTTGGAAGAATTGGAAACTTTTTCAATCAAGAGTTAATAGGACGAGTTACTGATGTTCCTTGGGGAATTTATGTTGGTGGAGTTCTAAGACACCCTTCTCAAATTTATGAAGCAATACTTGAAGGTCTTTTTGTATTCTTAATTTTAGTATATTTTAGAAAAAGAAAAACATTTGATGGACAATTAGCATTAATGTATGGTGCTTTATATTCAATAGCAAGAATTATTGCAGAACTTTTCAGACAACCAGATACTCAATTAGGATTTTTATATAGTGATTGGTTAACAATGGGGATTTTACAATCTTTAATAGTTTTAGGGATTTGTATTACAATCTATATCAACAGAAAAAAAATAATAAATAGTTAA
- a CDS encoding DUF2116 family Zn-ribbon domain-containing protein → MSHCPFCKKKIAMSKAFCSRSCKENYFQLIAIQVPKPFLKRIFVFCTPEQRDAEIENFASRHGWRLDLLKNKIVELAIESGYSKEVKINS, encoded by the coding sequence ATGTCGCATTGCCCATTTTGCAAAAAAAAGATTGCTATGAGTAAGGCTTTTTGTTCAAGAAGCTGCAAAGAGAATTATTTTCAACTAATTGCTATCCAAGTTCCTAAACCTTTCCTAAAAAGAATTTTTGTATTTTGTACTCCTGAACAAAGAGATGCAGAAATAGAAAATTTTGCGAGTAGACATGGCTGGAGATTAGATTTATTAAAAAATAAAATTGTAGAACTAGCTATCGAATCTGGTTATAGTAAAGAAGTGAAAATAAATAGTTAA
- a CDS encoding response regulator transcription factor translates to MLKTVRNIRKLYNAKLLFISSDLAVKQTIESEFDDYFKELKIATTMSEALSLACSNNYDMSIIDADIEGVSFSELCSELSQLAPTLPKIVISSSDDNENIVTAINSGAYTFLSKPLRAKDVKLAVIMCLNQTKRGDKIEFENGIYFDEYRDQFFKSGGVLIDFTRLEKSFLKLLITKRNEITDYDTIKDVVWKGKDMSIYTMRNIVNKIRQKTYYEIIKNHSNKGYTIDILKNN, encoded by the coding sequence ATGTTAAAAACAGTAAGAAATATAAGAAAATTGTACAATGCAAAGTTACTTTTTATAAGTAGCGATTTGGCAGTTAAACAAACTATTGAAAGTGAGTTTGACGATTATTTTAAAGAGTTAAAAATTGCGACAACAATGTCTGAAGCTTTATCTTTAGCTTGTTCAAACAATTATGATATGTCAATTATTGATGCTGATATTGAAGGTGTTTCTTTTTCAGAATTATGTTCAGAGTTATCTCAACTAGCTCCAACATTACCGAAAATAGTTATTTCTAGTTCTGATGACAATGAAAATATTGTTACAGCAATTAATTCAGGTGCTTATACATTTTTATCAAAGCCTTTAAGAGCAAAAGATGTTAAGTTAGCTGTAATTATGTGTTTAAACCAAACTAAAAGAGGTGATAAAATTGAGTTTGAAAATGGTATCTATTTTGATGAATATAGAGACCAATTTTTTAAATCAGGTGGAGTTTTAATTGACTTTACTAGATTAGAAAAATCTTTCTTAAAATTATTAATTACAAAAAGAAATGAAATTACAGATTATGATACAATAAAAGATGTAGTATGGAAAGGTAAAGATATGTCAATCTATACTATGAGAAATATTGTTAATAAAATTAGACAAAAAACTTATTATGAAATTATTAAGAACCATTCAAATAAGGGTTATACGATTGATATTTTAAAAAATAATTAG